A genomic stretch from Arachis stenosperma cultivar V10309 chromosome 3, arast.V10309.gnm1.PFL2, whole genome shotgun sequence includes:
- the LOC130966519 gene encoding uncharacterized protein LOC130966519, producing MEGILEENPSSQDDSRPRHPTSEQQEVTNQARIASTIHHTNEHVTTDPRHPEKARDKATQIIQDLCLRVQELEGKLTNREKHNNEHGSQATSRSRSHRGRSPTRQHDRRDDRSISRNHRHEKSPERRYNKKHRRSASRDLSRLHDSDEDRRYRNTKRTRSDHTIMGATPFTERILRAKLPKGFDKPTDMKYDGTKDPQEHLTAFEARMNLEGAADAVRCRAFPVTLVGPAIKWFNALPNGSIASFHDIARKFMAQFTTRITKAKHPISLLGVTQRQEESTRKYLDRFNDECLTVDGLTNSVASLCLTNGLMNEDFHKHLTTKPVWTMHEIQNVAKDYINDEEVSQVVAANKRQHAATQHGNPPPRHNPPPKENQRDHLRPTNRPPRIGKFSNYTPLTALITEIYHQIADRGVIPKARPLKERTGGNKALYCDYHRGYGHKTQDCFDLKDALEQAIRDGKLPEFVKFIREPRRADRDKSPEREGHNPRTQKLPPRENPEGDPTIIVNVITGKDVSNKSKLKMKKDLKIMAVRHHDPVTIADSTITFLPEDYQHGTSAEDAPFVISARIGTGLVRRILVDTGADSNILFRGAFDKLGLRNDHLQTHRHGVTGLGDNFLKPDGSVTLPITVGTSNQRKTILSEFVVLKDSTAYNVILGRKTINDFSAVIFTKYLLMKFRANDSTVGTIHGDREVAAECDNNSLALRKKSWDATGIFLADLDARLDGQPRPKPEGDMEKLQIGPTKEEYTFINRNLPYDLKEELSQLLKQNRDLFAFTPIDMPGISPDLMSHHLAVDPLAKPLAQRRRKMSPDRAAEVRKQVKALLEANFIRELPYTTWLANVVLVRKSNGKWRMCIDYIDLNKACPKDAFPLPNIDGLVDAASGHRYLSFMDAYSGYNQIPMHQPDEEKTAFITPDGTYCYTVMPFGLKNTGATYQRLINKIFRNLSGNKIEVYIDDMLAKTESGEQLTDDLKVIMNTLRKHRMRLNPTKCAFGMEAGKFLGFMITQRGVEANPEKCRAVLEMTSPKNLKEIQKLTGRLTALSRFLGASAQKAIPFFKLMKKGTPFKWEIECEEAFQHFKKVLAEPPILAKPQTGETLYLYLSITEEAIAAALVQENEKKEQKPIYFISKVLQDTEARYSRLEKLAFALLSASRWLRQYFQAHPITVRTDQAVKQVLQKPDLAGRMLAWSIELSQFQIRFEPRNAIKAQALTNFIAEMTPIKLTPEPWKLHVDGSSNSTHGGAGIILENQNGIIIEQSIRYDFPVSNNQAEYEALLAGLTLAREVDAKIITRFGIPEVIISDNGTQFTDKKFREFLEGLRISHRFSSVEHPQTNGQVESANKIIVKGLKKRLDEAKGLWADELGSVLWSYRTTPQTSTGETPFRLTYGVEAVIPVEIGDPSPRKTVESNDEEAERDLIDEERSIAHIKELALKQRISLRYNHGVVRREFTTNDLVLRRNDIGPSTPGEGKLAPNWEGPYRIKAVIGK from the exons ATGGAGGGAATCCTGGAGGAAAATCCATCAAGCCAGGACGACTCCCGGCCACGTCATCCGACCTCAGAACAACAAGAGGTCACGAACCAAGCTAGGATAGCAAGCACCATCCACCACACGAACGAACACGTCACCACGGACCCACGGCATCCTGAGAAAGCCAGGGACAAAGCGACACAGATCATCCAGGATCTCTGTCTCCGGGTCCAAGAACTTGAAGGCAAACTGACTAACAGAGAAAAACATAACAACGAACACGGAAGCCAGGCAACTTCGAGGTCAAGATCCCACCGCGGCAGGTCGCCAACCCGGCAACACGATAGGAGAGATGATCGCAGCATCTCACGCAATCACCGACACGAGAAATCGCCAGAACGGCGATACAACAAGAAACACCGCCGCAGCGCTTCTCGGGATCTAAGTCGTCTACACGATTCGGACGAGGATCGGAGATACCGAAACACCAAACGCACGAGAAGCGACCACACCATAATGGGAGCTACACCCTTCACAGAAAGAATCTTAAGAGCGAAACTCCCCAAAGGTTTCGACAAACCCACCGACATGAAGTATGATGGAACCAAGGACCCTCAGGAACATCTAACGGCATTCGAGGCCAGAATGAACTTAGAAGGAGCGGCCGACGCAGTCCGGTGCAGAGCCTTCCCGGTAACCCTTGTCGGACCGGCGATCAAATGGTTCAACGCCCTCCCGAATGGATCCATAGCCAGCTTCCACGACATAGCACGAAAATTCATGGCCCAGTTCACGACCAGGATCACCAAAGCCAAACACCCCATCAGCTTGCTGGGGGTCACGCAGAGGCAAGAAGAATCTACAAGGAAATACCTAGACCGCTTCAACGACGAATGCCTGACGGTCGATGGTCTCACGAACTCCGTCGCAAGCCTCTGCCTAACTAATGGGCTCATGAATGAAGATTTTCACAAACACCTCACTACTAAACCAGTGTGGACCATGCACGAAATTCAGAACGTCGCCAAAGACTACATCAACGACGAGGAAGTCAGCCAGGTCGTCGCTGCCAACAAACGGCAGCACGCCGCTACCCAACACGGCAACCCGCCTCCACGTCACAACCCACCACCCAAAGAGAACCAACGAGACCACCTTAGGCCAACCAACCGACCACCAAGAATAGGAAAATTCTCTAATTACACACCCCTAACAGCACTAATTACCGAGATATACCACCAAATAGCAGATCGAGGCGTCATCCCCAAAGCCCGACCACTCAAGGAAAGAACAGGAGGCAACAAAGCCCTCTACTGCGACTACCACCGAGGCTACGGCCACAAAACACAAGATTGTTTTGACCTTAAAGACGCTCTCGAACAAGCCATACGAGACGGCAAACTCCCGGAGTTCGTCAAATTCATCAGAGAACCAAGGCGCGCCGACAGAGACAAATCGCCAGAAAGAGAAGGGCACAACCCAAGAACTCAGAAGCTACCCCCCAGGGAAAACCCCGAAGGAGACCCGACCATCATAGTAAACGTCATCACAGGCAAGGACGtatcaaataaatcaaaactaaaaatgaaaaaagaccTCAAGATAATGGCCGTCAGACACCACGACCCGGTCACCATAGCCGACAGCACGATAACTTTCCTGCCGGAGGACTACCAACACGGCACCTCGGCCGAAGATGCCCCCTTCGTTATATCAGCCCGAATCGGAACAGGACTAGTAAGAAGAATACTGGTGGACACCGGCGCAGACTCCAACATCCTCTTCCGAGGAGCTTTCGACAAACTCGGGCTCCGCAACGACCACCTCCAAACACACCGCCACGGCGTCACGGGCCTCGGAGACAACTTCCTCAAACCAGATGGCTCGGTTACCCTTCCCATCACCGTAGGAACAAGCAATCAGAGAAAAACAATCTTATCCGAATTCGTAGTCCTAAAAGACTCCACAGCCTATAACGTCATTCTCGGGAGAAAAACAATCAACGACTTCTCTGCAGTCATCTTCACCAAATACCTCCTCATGAAGTTCAGGGCCAACGACAGCACCGTCGGAACCATTCACGGAGACCGAGAAGTCGCAGCCGAATGCGACAACAATAGCCTAGCCCTAAGGAAAAAATCCTGGGACGCCACCGGAATATTCCTTGCCGACCTAGACGCACGACTAGACGGCCAACCTAGACCGAAACCGGAAGGAGACATGGAAAAGCTACAGATAGGGCCAACGAAAGAAGAATACACTTTCATCAACAGAAACCTCCCATACGACCTCAAAGAAGAACTCTCCCAACTTCTGAAACAAAACAGAGACCTGTTCGCATTTACACCAATCGATATGCCAGGAATAAGCCCCGACCTAATGTCTCACCATCTGGCAGTAGACCCCCTAGCTAAGCCGTTGGCACAAAGAAGACGGAAAATGTCACCAGACCGAGCCGCCGAGGTTAGAAAACAAGTTAAAGCCCTGCTCGAAGCCAACTTCATCCGGGAACTCCCTTATACGACCTGGCTAGCCAACGTCGTACTGGTAAGAAAATCTAACGGAAAATGGCGAATGTGCATCGACTACATAGACCTAAACAAAGCATGCCCGAAGGATGCCTTCCccctaccaaacatcgacggaCTAGTGGATGCAGCATCCGGCCACCGATACCTcagcttcatggatgcatattcCGGCTACAACCAGATCCCGATGCACCAACCAGACGAAGAAAAAACAGCATTTATCACCCCGGACGGAACCTACTGCTATACAGTAATGCCCTTCGGCTTAAAAAACACCGGAGCCACCTACCAGCGACTTATTAACAAGATATTTCGCAACCTATCCGGAAACAAAATAGAAGTCTACATAGACGATATGCTCGCCAAGACGGAATCCGGTGAGCAACTAACCGACGACCTCAAGGTAATAATGAACACCCTGCGAAAGCACCGAATGCGACTCAACCCGACAAAATGCGCCTTCGGAATGGAAGCAGGAAAATTCCTCGGCTTCATGATCACGCAACGCGGAGTTGAGGCTAACCCAGAGAAATGTCGTGCCGTCCTTGAGATGACAAGTCCCAAAAACCTCAAAGAAATCCAAAAACTCACCGGCCGACTGACCGCGCTATCCCGGTTCCTCGGGGCATCGGCCCAAAAGGCAATCCCTTTCTTCAAACTAATGAAAAAAGGAACCCCCTTCAAATGGGAGATAGAATGCGAAGAAGCTTTCCAACACTTCAAAAAGGTCCTAGCGGAACCTCCAATCCTCGCAAAACCCCAAACAGGGGAAACACTTTACCTGTACCTCTCCATAACAGAAGAAGCAATCGCTGCAGCACTCGTCCAGGAGAACgagaaaaaagaacaaaaaccCATATACTTCATAAGCAAGGTCCTACAGGATACAGAAGCTCGCTATTCACGCCTAGAAAAGCTAGCTTTCGCTCTCCTCTCGGCTTCCCGATGGCTACGACAATACTTCCAAGCCCACCCCATAACGGTCCGAACCGACCAAGCGGTCAAACAGGTACTACAAAAACCCGACCTAGCAGGAAGAATGCTAGCATGGTCCATCGAGTTATCCCAATTCCAGATCAGGTTCGAACCCCGAAACGCCATCAAAGCGCAGGCCTTGACCAATTTCATAGCTGAGATGACCCCGATTAAACTCACACCCGAACCGTGGAAACTGCACGTCGACGGCTCATCAAACTCCACTCACGGAGGCGCCGGAATTATACTCGAAAACCAAAACGGGATCATAATTGAACAATCAATACGATACGACTTTCCAGTATCAAataaccaagcagaatacgagGCCCTCTTAGCAGGCCTAACCCTAGCCCGGGAAGTCGACGCAAAG ATCATTACCCGATTCGGAATCCCCGAGGTCATCATCTCAGACAACGGAACCCAATTTACCGACAAAAAATTCAGAGAATTCCTAGAAGGATTACGCATATCCCATCGCTTCAGCTCAGTAGAACATCCCCAAACAAACGGACAGGTGGAATCCGCGAACAAAATAATCGTTAAAGGACTTAAGAAACGGCTCGACGAAGCCAAAGGACTATGGGCTGATGAGTTGGGGTCAGTCCTATGGTCGTACCGAACAACACCCCAAACGAGCACGGGGGAAACGCCTTTCCGATTAACATACGGCGTAGAAGCAGTCATCCCAGTGGAAATCGGGGACCCCAGCCCCAGGAAAACAGTCGAAAGTAACGATGAAGAAGCCGAACGAGATCTTATCGACGAAGAGAGAAGCATAGCTCACATCAAAGAGTTAGCGCTCAAACAACGAATCAGCCTAAGGTACAATCACGGTGTCGTCCGACGGGAGTTCACGACCAACGACCTCGTCCTACGACGAAACGATATCGGCCCTTCAACCCCAGGGGAAGGGAAACTCGCCCCCAACTGGGAAGGACCATACAGAATCAAGGCCGTAATCGGAAAATGA